AAAGATCATTAATCCGTGTCGACCCTCCACGACGCCCTACTCGCGGATCTGGGTCAGATGAGGCCGAGCACTGCCCGGACAGCGACGTAGACGGCGATAGCGACCAGGAGAACGGCGAACGCGACGGTCAGCTTGTTCGGGCTGACCCGATCGTCAACCCGCTTGCCCGCGAGCGAACCTGCAACGGCCGCGGCCGTGAAGGGAACGATCACGTCCCAGGCGAAATCCCCGCTGCCGGCTCGAGCTGCGAGTGCGACTGCCGAGTTCAGGCTGATCACGAGCAGCGAGGTGCCGACGGCGACGGGCATGGGCGTGCTGAGCAGCACGAGCAGGACGGGGACGACGACGAAACCGCCGCCCACACCGAGGAAGCCGGTGAGGAAGCCGACGCCGAGCCCGCCGACCGCCAGTCGCAAAGCATGTCCCACCCGGTCGCGGGACCGCCTGGTGTGCTTTGACCGGCTGCGCGAGCGGGTCGCAGTGAGGGTGCCGCCGCTGATCCCTGCACCGCCCGCCGACTCAGGTGATCCTGCCGGGGATGACGCTTCCCGGGCAGAGCTTCGACTCCGCACCAGCATCCCGACGGCGGCCACGAGCATCAGCGCGGCGAACGACAGCAGCAGGACATCCGGGTCGACCCGCCGGTTGAGGGCCGTGCCGAGCAGCGACGCGGGGACACCGACCGCAGCGAGCAGGACCCCCGCTCCCCATCGCGTGTGGCCGGAACGGGCATGGCCGATGCTGCCCGCCGCGGCAGTGACCCCGACGATGACCAGGCTCGCCGTGGTGGCTTCCTGCGCCGACAGCCCGAGGACGTACACCAGCGCCGGCACCGTCAGGATGGACCCGCCGCCACCGAGCGCTCCCAGACTGAGACCGATCAGCAAGCCGAGGCCGATCGCTCCGGCGATCAACGCTGCCGCATCCTCACGTGATCTCGCCGGGGCGGCCGTCCGCGTCGACGACCGGCAGTCCCGCCGCCGCCCAGGCCGTCATGCCGCCGGCCATGTTCACGACGTCGACGCCCGCTTGCGCGAGCGCGGCGGCGGCCTTGCCCGAGCGGTTGCCCGACCGGCAGACAGCGATGACCGGACGGTCCGTCGGAACAGCGCTCACGTCGAGCCGGCTCAGCGGCATGTGCGCCGCCACCGGCGCGTGACCGGCCTGCCACTCGTCGTCCTCCCGGACGTCGAGCAGCAGCACGCTGTCGGACGCGGCGGCGTCGGCCGCCTCCTGGACGGACACATCAGGTACCGGATGGCTCATGCCAGAGACCTCTCGAGGGGAAGGGCGCCGTCACGGGCGGCGCCTGCGGACAGGACGACGCCGCGCCCGGAGTACTGCGCTGTCACGGCGAAGCGGTCGCCGCGCACCACGGTGTGCCGGTGCTCGACCGGACGGCCGTCCAGGCAGCCCGTGCGCTCCACGGCCAGCAGAGCCACACCGACCGGGACGTGCAGCAGCGCGCGTTCGCCGCGCAGCGGAACCACCGCCCGCACCCGCTCGCGCCCGCCCGTCAGGCGCAGCCCGCAGTGCGTCAGGAGCTCGGTGTACAGCGCGGTACGGGTGAAGTCGACCTTCAGCAGCGGCTCCGCCACGTCGGCAGGCAACCACACCCGGTCCAGCGCGAGCGGCTCCTCGCCGGCCAGGCGCACGCGCTCCAGGTAGACCAGCGGGGTCGACTCCTCGAGCATCATCCGGGTGGCGATCACCCCGTCGCGCCGCACGTCCAGCGCCCGGACGACGGAACGCTGCTCCAGCCCTGCTGCCTCTACGGCAGTGAACAGGCTGCTCAGCGCGCCAAGCGGTTGCTCGACCTCGACCGGAGCCAGCCGGGGCTTGCGGCCGCGCGCTGCGGTGACCGTCCCTTCCGCGCGCAGGTGCCGCAGGGCCTCGCGAACGGTGTGGCGGCTGACCCGGTAGTGCTCCACGAGCGCGAGCTCACCGGGGAAGGCGTCGGTGAACTCGCCCGCTGCCAGCCGAGCCCGCAGGTCGGCCAGCAGCTGAGACCACAGCGGACTGCCGGCGCTGCGGTCCAGCCGAGGCTCTTGCGATACGCCGATCACCCACATAATGTACGGACAATCGCGTCTCGCGACAAGCCGAAGGAGCGCACCGTGCCGATCGCCGTCCTGGACGGGCCCGATCCTCGCCCAGTCCCGGTGGTGACCAATGGCTTCAACGATCGCCGCGCTCCGCACGTCCCAGCCGGAAGTGGGGTCGCAGAGCTCCCCGTCGCGCCTGAGGCGGGTCGGCTTCCGCTGGGACGACTGGCGGGGCTGGCGACAAGCGGCGCGTTCTGGACCAGCGTGACCTGCTTCGTGTGCTGAGCGCCCGGCTGTACGACACCGTCCTCGCCGGCGCCGAGCGCCGTGCATTGCGAGCGTGGCGTCGCGACCTGCTGAGCAGGCTCAGCGGAACGGTGCTGGAGATCGGGGCGGGGACCGGCGCGAACCTGCATGCCTACGGCCCGGCCCTCGACCGCCTGCTCCTGCTGGAGCCGGACCCGGCCATGCGGCAGCGCCTGGTGGCGCGAGCGGGCACCGCGTGCGGTGGTCGCGCCTGCGTCCTGGCCGGATCGGCAGCTCGCCTGCCGTTGCGCGACCGCAGCGTCGACGCGGTCGTGAACACCTTGGTGCTGTGCTCGGTCCGACCGCTGGACCGGGCGTTGAGCGAGATCCGTCGTGTCCTGCGCCCCGGCGGACAGCTCCACGTCATCGAGCACGTGGCGGCCGAGCCGGGCACACCGGTGCGCCGGGTGCAGAACCTGCTCGCTCCCGGATGGTCCCGCGTCGGTGGAGGCTGCTCGCTCGTCCGGCCGACCCGGGAGCTGCTCGAGGCGGCCGGCTTCGACGTCACCGGCCTGCGCCCGGACTCGCTGCCGGTGCCCGTGCCGTTTCTGCGTCCCGTCATCCGCGGGACGGCGCGACCCTGACAGAAGGAGATCCACCATGGACGCTCAGCAGTGGGACGAGCGCTACGCCGCCGCACAGCAGTGGTCCGACGAGCCGAACGCTCTCGCCGCCTCCATCCTGGGCCAGCTCCCGCCGGGCCGGGCGCTCGATCTCGCCGCAGGCGAAGGACGGATGGCACTGTGGCTCGCCCGCCGGGGCTGGCAGGTCAGCGCACTCGACTTCTCCCCCGTCGGACTCGAGCGCGGCAAGGCCCGCGCCCAGGCACTGGGAGTCGACGTGGACTGGCAGGTCGCTGACGCCACAACGGCCGATCTGACGGCCGGGCACTTCGACCTGG
Above is a window of Mycobacteriales bacterium DNA encoding:
- a CDS encoding class I SAM-dependent methyltransferase — encoded protein: MLSARLYDTVLAGAERRALRAWRRDLLSRLSGTVLEIGAGTGANLHAYGPALDRLLLLEPDPAMRQRLVARAGTACGGRACVLAGSAARLPLRDRSVDAVVNTLVLCSVRPLDRALSEIRRVLRPGGQLHVIEHVAAEPGTPVRRVQNLLAPGWSRVGGGCSLVRPTRELLEAAGFDVTGLRPDSLPVPVPFLRPVIRGTARP
- a CDS encoding rhodanese-like domain-containing protein; amino-acid sequence: MSHPVPDVSVQEAADAAASDSVLLLDVREDDEWQAGHAPVAAHMPLSRLDVSAVPTDRPVIAVCRSGNRSGKAAAALAQAGVDVVNMAGGMTAWAAAGLPVVDADGRPGEIT
- a CDS encoding class I SAM-dependent methyltransferase, whose translation is MDAQQWDERYAAAQQWSDEPNALAASILGQLPPGRALDLAAGEGRMALWLARRGWQVSALDFSPVGLERGKARAQALGVDVDWQVADATTADLTAGHFDLVLVLYLHLPRAALLPVLTRAAAAVAEGGRLLVLGHDRDNLKRGVGGPQDEDLLYDHDLLAAAAEELAVERLEQVGRTVEDATAVDTLLVAHRPRP
- a CDS encoding sulfite exporter TauE/SafE family protein, which gives rise to MIAGAIGLGLLIGLSLGALGGGGSILTVPALVYVLGLSAQEATTASLVIVGVTAAAGSIGHARSGHTRWGAGVLLAAVGVPASLLGTALNRRVDPDVLLLSFAALMLVAAVGMLVRSRSSAREASSPAGSPESAGGAGISGGTLTATRSRSRSKHTRRSRDRVGHALRLAVGGLGVGFLTGFLGVGGGFVVVPVLLVLLSTPMPVAVGTSLLVISLNSAVALAARAGSGDFAWDVIVPFTAAAVAGSLAGKRVDDRVSPNKLTVAFAVLLVAIAVYVAVRAVLGLI
- a CDS encoding GntR family transcriptional regulator; protein product: MIGVSQEPRLDRSAGSPLWSQLLADLRARLAAGEFTDAFPGELALVEHYRVSRHTVREALRHLRAEGTVTAARGRKPRLAPVEVEQPLGALSSLFTAVEAAGLEQRSVVRALDVRRDGVIATRMMLEESTPLVYLERVRLAGEEPLALDRVWLPADVAEPLLKVDFTRTALYTELLTHCGLRLTGGRERVRAVVPLRGERALLHVPVGVALLAVERTGCLDGRPVEHRHTVVRGDRFAVTAQYSGRGVVLSAGAARDGALPLERSLA